The region GATTGAATTCTTTAAAATGTGGGACAAACCGACAAGAGAATGCCACTGAAAGCATAGATGAAGATACGAGTGAGTTAACTTATGCAGATCCATATGTGGCAGAATCAGAATCTTCTGATTCTGGGACTTCCGATGAAGAAGACCTTGATAAGATCTCTGTCTCTGCCAATATGGAAGTGAACTCTGATCTAGATCCTAAATTTGTCAGGAGTGCCTCATCCAAGTCAGACTTTTTTATGAATAAGAAAACTCCAGAGGATTTTGGGACATGGCAACGCATTATACGCTTGGATGCTATCCGAACAGACCCTGAATGGGCTTTATTATCTCATAACCGTGCTGAAGTATCCAAGGAGAAAGCACTGGAGCACGCAAGATCTGTTGGTTTGAGAGATTATGACCACTTAGAGCCTTACATGATTTATCATGCTGCTCGGTTAGTTGCAGTGCTTGAGGCATACGCACTGTTTGATCCAGAGATTGGCTACTGCCAAGGTATGAGTGATCTCTTGTCACCTATAATTGTGGTGATGGAGGAAGACCATGAAGCGTTCTGGTGTTTTGTGGGCTTCATGAGGAAAGCGAGGCACAACTTCAGGCTCGACGAGGTGGGAATAAGAAGGCAGCTGAAGATTGTCTCCCAGATCATCAAGCGCAAGGACTCGCACCTCTATCGACACCTTCAGAAGCTGCAGGCTGAGGACTGCTTCTTTGTATACAGAATGGTGGTGGTTCTCTTCAGGAGAGAGCTCACTTTTGAGCAGACCTTGTGTTTGTGGGAGGTGATGTGGGCTGATCAGGCAGCCATTCGAGCTGGGATTGGAAGGTCCACATGGGCGAAGATAAGGCTGCATGCACCTCCAACTGATGACCTGTTGCTCTATGCCATTGCAGCCTGTGTCCTACAGAAGAGAAAGCTTATCATTGAGAGATACAGCAGCATGGATGAGATACTTAGGGAGTGCAATAGCATGGCTGGGCAGCTTGACGTCTGGAGGCTTCTTGATGATGCACATGACTTGGTGGTTAACCTCCATGACAAGATCTGATGCATCTGCTCTTGGCAGATCGATTGTTAGGATAGAGTTACAAAAATACTGTGCAAACCTCGGCGAATTCCTGAGGTGTTCTTTCACCAAAAGGTGATCTTTTGAAAACCTGTTGTTTTGTCACCCGGCATTAAGAAAAAATTCGTTCCGGGCATAGGAGAATGCGGTACTTAGCAAAGCTGATTTGCTATACCTCACCAAGGCACTGGCAATGTAAACCGTACATTGTTTAATGCTgggaaaattttgtttttgccttTAATGCGTATTAGAGGCAAAAACATCATTATCCCCTTAAatcttttatagaaaaataatttcttttacctgGAATGGAGTATTGTcttacaatttattttgtcCGTGCTGTTTGAGTTTGGAGTGAGTAGGAGAGCAACGGTTGGTTTCACAACACATTCATCTCTGAAAtgcatagaaaaattattggtTAACAATAGCTCATCCTCTCCATGAATGAAATCTTTGGCCTTTTTTCTGGGTAGCTCGACATCGTAAGAATAACGGTTAACGAGTGTCTCATATTTTCGCttagacaaatttaaatttttaacttagatTTGActagattttagggtttttttatcgtagttatttttcagtattgacttttatatcgcttaaaacacgtatataaaatttttatttataaatatgtcgtatGACTTTTTCTCCgaataaaccaaacaatcgtCTTGCTTGCGAAAAGATTATAAGAAAAGTAGCCAGGGAAAGTTTCAAAAGTTTGCTTTTTCTTGCTTCCAACTTCtgttttagtttatattttagattctGCAACTTACAGCAAAACTCCTTCAAACATGACctttggtttcttttttttccctatggCTGAcgttttttataaagtttatttacgACGCAAGCCCACGTATGCATGCATCATTTGCTTTTAAGACTGACGCAAAGAAACATAGATTTCAATAAAGcataatattatattcttCTCGTCAATGCAGCATACAACT is a window of Oryza brachyantha chromosome 8, ObraRS2, whole genome shotgun sequence DNA encoding:
- the LOC102722980 gene encoding rab GTPase-activating protein 22-like encodes the protein MKALRRSSTSSSSSASSSPRAPCSPPPWVHLRSLLVASSSSSLASSGNSGSAAAAAASSASFSPASYSPQSDGGGTKSPWSRRKRKRPLSCRQWNHLFSSNGRLRDGGRKFLKKVRSGGVEPDIRAKVWPFLLGVYDLNSSEAERNVVKTNKRNEYEQLRRRCHHVLNSYKGSGLNVISEVTCEYHSCSEESEQLNLESVSTRASPSPKGLNSLKCGTNRQENATESIDEDTSELTYADPYVAESESSDSGTSDEEDLDKISVSANMEVNSDLDPKFVRSASSKSDFFMNKKTPEDFGTWQRIIRLDAIRTDPEWALLSHNRAEVSKEKALEHARSVGLRDYDHLEPYMIYHAARLVAVLEAYALFDPEIGYCQGMSDLLSPIIVVMEEDHEAFWCFVGFMRKARHNFRLDEVGIRRQLKIVSQIIKRKDSHLYRHLQKLQAEDCFFVYRMVVVLFRRELTFEQTLCLWEVMWADQAAIRAGIGRSTWAKIRLHAPPTDDLLLYAIAACVLQKRKLIIERYSSMDEILRECNSMAGQLDVWRLLDDAHDLVVNLHDKI